A DNA window from Arachis hypogaea cultivar Tifrunner chromosome 18, arahy.Tifrunner.gnm2.J5K5, whole genome shotgun sequence contains the following coding sequences:
- the LOC112770529 gene encoding F-box/kelch-repeat protein At3g23880-like — MRIAERKAPRRLELVSCPTARTQLLTDLPEETIMEILLRLPARTLASLRSVCTSWRNLISAPDFTFNHLRRSCLLDPTLTIAYRNGLSCGSISLLSVHSILDNASEPTQVDYFREQRSYEIIGSCNGLLCLADEDAYHYMHAILWNPCTGFTFEPPEISGEVRFCGFGYDYLSDSYKIFATTWKQGPSDFEFSTRIYTFGPTSSWRKIDDIPLALCGFPSDHPRFAINRKGEFFRSSRLCTLNWSVKHVVLYFDLDKESYGHFPLPDSEIDLDHNFPRGCTHLCVLRNCLSFCYQDRRTRQWIVWQMKEYGDAQSWTKLAVISVHPKFTYSNLDRCLQPLYISESDVLLAFYPFFGIISCNLKNGSVEFPKIDGFNTRNHPFHLCIGYRIACIHHESLVSPNGLQSNSSKMLRFIKPKSKLIDS; from the coding sequence ATGCGGATTGCGGAGAGGAAAGCACCGAGACGCCTGGAACTGGTCAGTTGTCCCACGGCAAGAACGCAGCTCTTAACAGACCTTCCGGAAGAGACAATAATGGAAATCTTGCTGAGGCTTCCCGCAAGGACGCTTGCTTCCTTAAGGAGCGTTTGCACTTCATGGAGAAACCTAATCTCCGCCCCCGACTTCACCTTCAACCACCTTCGTCGTTCATGCTTACTTGATCCAACTTTGACTATTGCCTACAGAAATGGCCTCAGTTGCGGCAGTATCAGTCTTCTCTCCGTACACTCAATCTTGGACAATGCTTCCGAGCCTACTCAAGTCGATTACTTCAGGGAACAACGCTCCTACGAAATCATTGGTTCTTGCAATGGATTGTTATGCTTGGCTGATGAAGATGCCTACCATTACATGCATGCCATCTTGTGGAACCCCTGTACCGGATTCACATTCGAACCTCCGGAAATCAGCGGTGAAGTCCGCTTTTGTGGCTTTGGTTATGATTATCTCAGTGACAGTTACAAAATTTTTGCAACTACATGGAAGCAAGGGCCATCTGATTTTGAGTTTAGTACCAGAATTTATACATTTGGGCCAACTTCGTCGTGGAGAAAAATTGATGATATCCCATTAGCTCTATGTGGTTTCCCAAGTGACCACCCTCGTTTTGCTATTAATAGGAAAGGGGAATTTTTTCGTAGTAGCAGATTATGCACTCTTAATTGGAGTGTTAAACATGTGGttctttattttgatttggaTAAAGAGAGTTATGGTCATTTTCCTCTGCCTGATAGTGAAATAGATTTAGATCATAATTTTCCAAGGGGGTGCACTCACTTATGTGTCTTGAGAAACTGCCTTTCTTTTTGTTACCAGGATAGGAGAACACGCCAGTGGATTGTGTGGCAGATGAAGGAATACGGAGATGCTCAATCTTGGACTAAATTGGCAGTGATTTCGGTCCATCCAAAATTCACTTATTCAAATTTAGATCGTTGTTTACAACCTCTTTACATATCGGAAAGTGATGTTCTTTTGGCATTTTATCCATTTTTCGGCATAATTTCATGTAACTTAAAAAATGGGAGCGTAGAATTTCCTAAGATTGACGGCTTCAACACGAGGAACCATCCTTTTCATCTATGTATCGGGTACAGGATAGCTTGTATCCACCATGAAAGTTTAGTTTCACCAAATGGTCTTCAAAGCAACTCATCCAAAATGCTGCGCTTCATCAAACCCAAATCCAAGCTTATTGACTCTTAA
- the LOC112770527 gene encoding F-box/kelch-repeat protein At3g23880-like, with the protein MRIAERKAPRRLELVSCPTARTRLLTDLPEETIIEILLRLPARTLASLRSVCTSWRNLISAPDFTSNHLRRSCLLDPSLTTPRIAYYNGAYSYDVRCGRIGLLSVRSILDDPSEPTQVDCFTEQHYYGIIGSCNGLLCLADADTFKYMHAILWNPCTGFTFEPPEISGEVRFCGFGYDYLSDSYKIFATIWKQGRSDFEFSARIYTFGPTSSWRKIDDIPLALCGFPSDHPRWVLNRKGEFFGSSRLCTLNWCVNHVVLYFDLDKETYGHFPLPDSEIDLDHNFPRRCTHLCVLRNCLSVCSYEHKRTRQWIVWQMKEYGDAQSWTKLAVISNLPKFTYSNYSEHCLQPLYISESDVLLAFFPFRGIILCNLKNGSVEFPEIDGFNTRNHPLYLCYGYRIACIHHESLVSPNGLQSNSSKMLLRFIKPKSKPIDS; encoded by the coding sequence ATGCGGATTGCGGAGAGGAAAGCACCGAGACGGCTGGAACTGGTCAGTTGTCCCACGGCAAGAACGCGGCTCTTAACAGACCTTCCGGAAGAGACAATAATCGAAATCTTGCTGAGGCTTCCGGCAAGGACGCTTGCTTCCTTAAGGAGTGTGTGCACTTCATGGAGAAACCTAATCTCCGCCCCCGACTTCACCTCTAACCACCTTCGTCGTTCATGCTTACTTGATCCAAGTTTGACTACGCCACGAATTGCTTATTACAATGGGGCCTACAGCTATGACGTCAGATGCGGCAGAATCGGACTTCTCTCCGTACGCTCAATCTTGGATGATCCTTCCGAGCCTACTCAAGTCGATTGCTTCACGGAACAACACTACTACGGAATCATTGGTTCTTGCAATGGATTGTTATGCTTGGCTGATGCAGATACCTTCAAATACATGCATGCCATCTTGTGGAACCCCTGTACCGGATTCACATTCGAACCTCCGGAAATCAGCGGTGAAGTCCGCTTTTGTGGCTTTGGTTATGATTATCTCAGTGACAGTTACAAAATTTTTGCAACTATATGGAAGCAAGGGCGATCTGATTTTGAGTTTAGTGCCAGAATTTATACATTTGGGCCAACTTCGTCATGGAGAAAAATTGATGATATCCCATTAGCTCTATGTGGTTTCCCAAGTGACCATCCTCGTTGGGTTCTTAATAGGAAAGGGGAATTTTTTGGTAGTAGCAGATTATGCACTCTGAATTGGTGTGTTAATCATGTGGttctttattttgatttggaTAAAGAGACTTATGGTCATTTTCCTCTGCCTGATAGTGAAATAGATTTAGATCATAATTTTCCAAGGCGGTGCACTCACTTATGTGTCTTGAGAAACTGCCTTTCTGTTTGTTCTTACGAGCATAAGAGAACACGCCAGTGGATTGTGTGGCAGATGAAGGAATATGGAGATGCTCAATCTTGGACTAAATTGGCAGTGATTTCGAACCTTCCAAAATTCACTTATTCAAATTATTCAGAACATTGTTTACAACCTCTTTACATATCGGAAAGTGATGTTCTTTTGGCATTTTTTCCATTTCGCGGCATAATTTTATGTAACTTAAAAAATGGGAGCGTAGAATTTCCTGAGATTGACGGCTTCAACACAAGGAACCATCCTTTGTATCTATGTTACGGGTATAGGATAGCTTGTATCCACCATGAAAGTTTAGTTTCACCAAATGGTCTTCAAAGCAACTCATCCAAAATGCTGCTGCGCTTCATCAAACCCAAATCCAAGCCTATTGACTCTTAA